From the Phoenix dactylifera cultivar Barhee BC4 chromosome 10, palm_55x_up_171113_PBpolish2nd_filt_p, whole genome shotgun sequence genome, one window contains:
- the LOC103717691 gene encoding protein ROS1A isoform X1 — protein MPSPSDAAVASKLASFTPLMFAQISSSQELSVPPNQLLLNGKASSNPVLYNGSDRPALKPQYGYPVSVLPNLDSLPEKTVSMSINGSQELSVPPNQFSLNGKMSQNPVIYNDRYPASVLPNLSSFPENTINMDASKVMPSTPMIVEKKKTSQDRLPREVIDLVNETVNKEDMQEIGKWQPLVGKQAELCFSQPVVSYTSEHLVPSQIASFQQTVDRGVVHEENANWQSPTQKQIPCFLKPRVKSSPVPAVPSQTGFSLEPTVPSSLEHVMTSHTISSLQQRVVKEDMQDKEVQKWQPPVQNQMELCFLKSVGTSSSEPKLPSQVAPSHQKQSEVNAIISSEEAPAQELDAQKHSERENQGIDLNKKPQQKPKRKKHRPKVIREARTPKPVTPKPRTPKRAKNKEENPSGKRKYVRKSRVQNSMDNPTGALGEIAHLVNISRTKSVRRCLNFDSEDLQARDGCVGSASAFTCNAKSQAQEKCVAGPTMTSSTESTVHSQGPEAVLGNSQMGTPFDLNSSTNQMPNQHANLAENPTPLLQPCRREMMGTNEMLDGYRIMPENRTISPRPSKRDLIRESPHELARKNEYLNISANHERSQETGQSKPDSHKKISDVIMKRTKRDLNYVDNPQFSASINFTHANNGMDWVSECHDKGRNNPYFSENCKKRRIENEQSGQNRFTSSASSMTHMPLNNWRINQVMPNNSEVFIFADAQRLIALDKQQASECMLSFDRSESNIRSTASVQAHNLTFVSATMDCNYSSTPVRYSSMDCPHITTPVKQTGHICADYNQPSSPGKPLGGNDSQESEICELQPSMEAIVVKTNMKMKPKKHTKKQQDHPVNPKSSKTNRISLQDHEVATYDSESSPGTKSAQPTAPASGNSRKKNSFLQPSHIHDCQSSSNFNESVNGSGILGAVVPHGNPLDDIIQKLKCLNINRGRDGATTQAQNALIPYDGRGGVIVPYEGLLNLARKRRSRAKVDLDSETNRVWKLLMGKEGRDDGTDMDKEKWWEEERRVFCGRVDSFIARMHLVQGDRRFSQWKGSVVDSVVGVFLTQNVSDHLSSSAFMALAAKFPLKSRANNWRSDAEKMNTSEEQQERCINASENATKWQENMLCKESYDRDSVLIIGEKERASGNESYGSNKGGATADYSKGKCWNAHQRELEHGHESSDSRRGIPAIVKGNTSFAELKEKRLVEDVAPSQNSVISSQYYSEYQIQTADLNGSSSLSNFEAEELVIGSMCNGMDSSTSFTELLQIAELGSHGNERILSTDSLKRLARLDVDKRKTVLDRSEKLEGACPSVHTSDSYFHKSECDFMGASCAPFMLYNFNNFTNSGLVGMHNAKIVRRESRSHQSSTASGITNTNNFNSDCGPSANNAIEAISQKLTITSETVPAVNSYAQISKQLVQPLTSLETADCIGKCSNNNAPRERTGASLGKSVFHECLSLQDESIQNLQQKEKEANFEVENTQNAEKVLLCQKQNSRNQQTSPELQNNQRKALEVAEGVESNFKNENHNSQKVSSDTENNGIKAKKKKVESEKKKTYDWDSLRKEAYNKGANQERSHETMDSLDWEAVKCADVNEISETIRERGMNNMLAERIKEFLIRLVRDHGSINLEWLRDVKPEKAKDYLLSIRGLGLKSVECVRLLTLHHLAFPVDTNVGRICVRLGWVPIQPLPESLQLHLLELYPILETIQKYLWPRLCKLDQRTLYELHYQMITFGKVFCTKSKPNCNACPMRGECKHFASAFASARLALPGLEEKSLVSSTIPVASENGCTPAYNLEPLPQLEGSTFSQERTIFNNCEPIIEEPATPEAECLETEESAIEDAFFEEPDEIPTIKLNLEEFAQNLQNYMHANNMDIQDGDMSKALVAITPEAASIPMPRLKNVSRLRTEHQVYELPDSHPLLEGLDTREPDDPCFYLLAIWTPGETAQSTEPPKAFCNSQETGKLCDRKTCFACNSIREAQAQTVRGTLLIPCRTAMRGSFPLNGTYFQVNEVFADHDTSRNPIDVPREWIWSLPRRTVYCGTSIPTIFRGLTTEEIQQCFWRGFVCVRGFDRKTRAPKPLYARLHLPASKAPKNRRAAAAAAKEDEQPHAEKQPTIDDLKHGHLRQNVSMAPL, from the exons ATGCCTTCGCCATCTGATGCAGCGGTTGCCAGCAAGTTAGCATCTTTCACTCCGCTCATGTTTGCGCAAATTAGCAGCAGCCAAGAATTATCCGTGCCCCCAAATCAATTGCTGCTGAATGGGAAGGCGTCATCGAACCCAGTCCTTTACAATGGTAGTGACCGCCCAGCACTGAAACCTCAGT ATGGATATCCTGTTTCTGTTCTCCCGAATCTTGATTCCTTGCCAGAGAAAACAGTAAGCATGAGT ATTAATGGCAGTCAGGAATTGTCTGTTCCCCCAAATCAATTCTCACTAAATGGGAAGATGTCACAGAACCCAGTCATTTACAATG ATAGATATCCTGCTTCTGTTCTCCCAAATCTTAGTTCCTTCCCGGAGAACACAATAAACATGGATGCGAGCAAGGTGATGCCTTCCACCCCTATGATTGTGGAGAAGAAAAAAACTTCTCAAGATCGCCTCCCTAGGGAAGTCATAGATTTGGTAAATGAAACAGTCAATAAGGAGGATATGCAGGAGATAGGGAAATGGCAACCTCTTGTAGGGAAGCAGGCAGAACTATGCTTCTCACAGCCTGTAGTGTCATATACTTCGGAGCATTTAGTGCCATCACAAATAGCATCTTTCCAACAAACGGTTGACAGGGGAGTTGTGCATGAGGAAAATGCGAATTGGCAATCCCCAACACAAAAGCAGATTCCATGCTTCTTAAAGCCTAGAGTGAAATCTTCACCTGTGCCTGCAGTGCCATCTCAGACAGGTTTTTCTTTGGAGCCTACAGTACCATCTTCTTTGGAGCATGTAATGACATCACATACAATTTCTTCCCTGCAACAAAGAGTCGTGAAGGAAGATATGCAGGACAAGGAGGTTCAGAAATGGCAGCCTCCAGTGCAGAACCAGATGGAGCTTTGTTTTTTGAAGTCTGTAGGTACATCTTCTTCAGAGCCCAAACTGCCATCTCAGGTAGCTCCATCCCATCAAAAGCAAAGTGAAGTCAATGCAATTATATCATCTGAGGAAGCCCCTGCCCAAGAACTGGATGCTCAGAAACATAGTGAGAGAGAAAATCAGGGAATAGACTTGAACAAGAAACCGCAGCAGAAGCCTAAAAGGAAGAAGCACAGGCCCAAGGTTATTCGAGAGGCCAGAACACCAAAGCCAGTAACCCCCAAGCCTCGGACCCCTAAGCGAGCCAAGAATAAAGAAGAAAACCCATCGGGTAAGAGGAAGTATGTCCGAAAGAGCAGGGTCCAAAACTCTATGGATAACCCCACAGGTGCTTTAGGCGAAATTGCTCATCTGGTCAATATAAGCAGGACTAAATCTGTCAGACGGTGTTTGAACTTTGATTCAGAAGATTTGCAAGCAAGAGATGGCTGTGTAGGATCAGCATCAGCATTTACATGCAATGCCAAATCTCAAGCTCAAGAGAAATGTGTTGCAGGGCCTACTATGACCTCAAGCACAGAATCAACTGTACATTCTCAAGGACCGGAAGCAGTGCTGGGCAACTCTCAAATGGGAACCCCATTTGATCTCAACAGTTCAACGAATCAAATGCCGAATCAGCATGCAAACTTGGCTGAAAACCCAACACCACTTCTTCAACCCTGTAGAAGAGAGATGATGGGGACAAATGAAATGCTGGATGGTTATAGAATAATGCCAGAAAACAGGACCATATCTCCTCGGCCTTCTAAAAGAGATTTGATTAGAGAAAGTCCACACGAATTGGCTAGGAAGAATGAGTACCTGAATATTTCTGCCAACCATGAGAGGTCTCAAGAAACTGGTCAGAGCAAGCCCGATTCACATAAAAAAATCTCGGATGTGataatgaaaagaacaaaaagagaCCTTAACTATGTTGATAATCCTCAGTTTTCAGCAAGTATAAATTTCACACATGCCAATAACGGGATGGACTGGGTTAGTGAATGTCATGATAAAGGCAGGAACAACCCTTACTTTTCTGAGAATTGCAAAAAAAGGAGAATAGAGAATGAGCAAAGTGGACAGAACAGATTCACAAGCAGTGCTTCCTCCATGACACATATGCCCCTGAATAATTGGAGAATAAATCAGGTGATGCCAAATAATTCTGAAGTCTTTATTTTTGCTGATGCACAAAGGTTGATTGCCCTCGATAAACAGCAAGCTTCAGAGTGCATGCTGTCATTTGATCGATCAGAAAGCAACATTAGATCAACAGCATCAGTTCAGGCCCATAATTTAACATTTGTTAGTGCCACTATGGACTGCAACTACAGTTCAACACCTGTAAGATACAGTAGCATGGACTGCCCACATATAACAACACCTGTAAAGCAAACTGGACACATTTGTGCGGATTACAACCAGCCATCATCTCCAGGAAAGCCCTTAGGAGGCAATGATAGTCAGGAAAGTGAGATTTGCGAACTGCAGCCTTCCATGGAAGCCATTGTTGTAAAGACCAACatgaaaatgaaaccaaaaaaGCATACAAAGAAGCAACAAGATCATCCAGTCAATCCCAAATCCTCAAAAACCAACAGAATATCTTTGCAAGACCATGAGGTTGCTACATACGATTCTGAATCTTCACCTGGAACAAAAAGTGCTCAGCCAACTGCACCGGCTTCAGGaaattcaagaaagaaaaattcattTCTCCAACCCAGTCACATTCATGACTGCCAAAGCAGCAGCAATTTCAATGAATCAGTTAATGGCAGTGGAATCTTAGGAGCAGTAGTACCACATGGCAATCCTTTAGATGATATCATTCAGAAGCTGAAATGTCTAAATATAAACAGGGGCCGTGATGGTGCTACAACTCAAGCACAAAACGCTCTCATTCCTTATGATGGAAGAGGTGGTGTAATCGTTCCATATGAGGGCCTGCTCAATCTTGCTAGGAAACGTCGCTCTCGTGCCAAAGTTGATCTGGATTCAGAGACAAATAGGGTATGGAAGCTTTTGATGGGAAAGGAAGGCCGCGATGACGGAACAGATATGGATAAAGAGAAGTGGTGGGAAGAAGAAAGGCGAGTTTTCTGTGGACGTGTAGACTCATTCATTGCCCGGATGCATCTTGTTCAAG GCGACAGACGCTTCTCTCAATGGAAAGGATCTGTTGTAGACTCAGTTGTTGGTGTCTTTCTTACTCAGAATGTTTCAGACCATCTTTCAAG TTCTGCCTTCATGGCTCTTGCTGCAAAATTTCCTTTAAAGTCAAGGGCCAATAATTGGAGGTCGGATGCAGAAAAAATGAACACTTCTGAAGAGCAGCAAGAAAGATGCATTAATGCTTCTGAAAATGCCACTAAGTGGCAGGAAAACATGTTATGTAAAGAATCATATGACCGAGATTCTGTATTGATtattggagaaaaagaaagggctaGCGGTAATGAATCATATGGGAGCAATAAAGGAGGTGCTACAGCGGACTATTCAAAAGGAAAATGTTGGAATGCACATCAAAGAGAGCTAGAACATGGTCATGAATCGTCTGATAGCAGGAGAGGCATTCCAGCTATAGTGAAAGGAAATACAAGTTTCGCAGAACTCAAAGAGAAAAGGTtagtggaggatgtagctccatCCCAAAACTCTGTTATTTCATCTCAATACTATTCAGAATACCAAATTCAGACAGCTGATCTGAATGGATCAAGCTCATTGTCCAACTTTGAAGCAGAAGAATTGGTAATTGGGAGTATGTGCAACGGTATGGACAGTTCAACTTCATTTACTGAGCTTCTACAGATAGCAGAACTTGGAAGTCATGGTAATGAAAGGATTCTCTCAACAGATTCCCTCAAGAGGCTTGCACGATTGGATGTTGACAAGAGAAAAACAGTCTTGGATCGATCTGAAAAACTGGAAGGTGCATGTCCATCAGTGCACACATCTGATTCTTATTTCCATAAATCAGAGTGCGACTTTATGGGGGCGTCATGTGCTCCTTTCATGctttataattttaataatttCACAAATTCTGGATTGGTGGGAATGCATAATGCCAAAATAGTAAGGCGTGAGAGCAGATCTCATCAATCCTCAACTGCTTCTGGGATAACCAACACAAATAATTTCAACTCGGATTGTGGTCCCTCTGCAAACAATGCAATTGAAGCTATAAGTCAGAAGTTGACAATAACTTCTGAAACAGTACCTGCAGTTAATTCATATGCACAAATAAGCAAGCAACTTGTGCAACCATTAACCAGCTTAGAAACAGCAGATTGCATTGGAAAGTGCTCTAATAACAATGCCCCAAGGGAGAGAACTGGGGCCTCATTAGGTAAATCAGTTTTTCACGAATGCTTGTCTTTGCAAGATGAGTCTATTCAGAACTtgcagcaaaaagaaaaagaagcaaacTTCGAAGTTGAAAACACTCAAAATGCAGAGAAAGTTCTACTATGTCAGAAGCAGAATTCTCGGAATCAGCAAACCTCTCCAGAATTACAGAACAATCAAAGGAAAGCATTGGAAGTTGCAGAGGGAGTTGAATCAAATTTTAAAAATGAAAACCATAATTCCCAAAAGGTTTCATCTGACACAGAAAATAATGGAATAaaagcaaagaagaaaaaggttgaGAGTGAAAAAAAGAAGACCTATGACTGGGATAGCTTGCGAAAAGAGGCATATAACAAAGGTGCCAATCAAGAGAGAAGCCATGAGACAATGGACTCACTTGACTGGGAAGCAGTAAAGTGTGCAGATGTAAATGAGATATCTGAAACTATTAGAGAGCGTGGAATGAACAACATGCTGGCAGAGCGGATTAAG GAATTTCTCATCCGACTGGTTAGAGATCATGGAAGCATCAACCTTGAATGGTTAAGAGACGTTAAACCAGAAAAAGCAAA GGACTACCTCCTAAGTATACGGGGATTGGGACTGAAAAGTGTGGAATGTGTTCGCCTTTTGACGCTTCATCATCTAGCTTTTCCA GTTGACACAAATGTTGGCCGCATATGTGTAAGACTGGGATGGGTACCAATTCAGCCCCTTCCCGAGTCCCTTCAGTTACATCTTTTAGAGCT GTATCCTATTTTGGAGACCATTCAGAAGTATCTCTGGCCTCGGCTATGTAAGCTTGACCAGCGGACATT ATATGAGCTCCATTATCAAATGATTACCTTTGGAAAG GTTTTCTGTACCAAAAGCAAGCCAAATTGTAATGCATGCCCAATGAGAGGAGAGTGCAAACACTTTGCAAGTGCCTTTGCCAG TGCAAGGCTTGCACTTCCGGGACTGGAAGAGAAAAGTTTAGTGAGTTCAACAATTCCAGTTGCTTCTGAGAATGGTTGTACACCTGCTTACAACCTAGAACCCCTACCTCAACTTGAGGGGAGCACATTCTCACAAGAAAGAACTATTTTTAATAATTGCGAGCCCATCATTGAAGAACCAGCCACACCAGAAGCTGAATGCCTAGAAACCGAAGAAAGTGCAATTGAAGATGCCTTTTTTGAAGAGCCTGATGAAATTCCTACTATTAAGCTCAATCTTGAAGAGTTTGCACAAAATTTACAGAATTATATGCATGCAAACAATATGGATATTCAAGATGGCGATATGTCAAAAGCTTTAGTTGCTATAACACCTGAAGCTGCTTCCATTCCCATGCCGAGACTTAAGAATGTGAGCCGCCTACGGACAGAACATCAAGT CTATGAACTTCCAGATTCACACCCTCTCTTGGAAGGA TTGGACACAAGAGAGCCTGATGATCCTTGTTTCTATCTTCTGGCCATATGGACTCCAG GTGAAACTGCACAATCTACTGAGCCACCTAAGGCATTCTGCAACTCCCAAGAAACGGGCAAACTATGCGACAGGAAAACatgttttgcttgcaatagtatACGAGAAGCACAAGCTCAAACTGTCAGAGGCACACTTTTG aTTCCATGTCGAACAGCAATGAGAGGAAGTTTTCCACTCAACGGCACCTATTTTCAAGTTAACGAG GTATTTGCAGATCATGATACTAGCCGCAACCCAATTGATGTTCCTAGGGAATGGATATGGAGCCTGCCTAGACGAACAGTATATTGTGGAACCTCGATACCAACTATATTTAGAG GTCTAACAACTGAAGAAATACAGCAATGCTTTTGGAGAG GGTTTGTTTGTGTGAGGGGATTTGACCGGAAAACAAGGGCACCGAAGCCCCTTTATGCAAGATTGCACCTTCCAGCAAGCAAGGCACCTAAGAATAGAAGGGCAGCGGCAGCCGCAGCAAAA